From one Peptoniphilaceae bacterium AMB_02 genomic stretch:
- a CDS encoding aminotransferase class V-fold PLP-dependent enzyme, with protein sequence MIYFDNAATTFPKPTVVTDKLLEVVTGYCANPGRSGHKFALKMDREIFDVRDRLTKFVNGTNTMNTIFTFNGTDSLNIAIKGVVKEGMHVITTSMEHNSVLRPLKELERRALIELTIVEGNQQGMVEPEDIEKSIKPNTGIIVTTHMSNLTGTILDIEKIGQIAANYNIIYIVDAAQSIGVLDIDVQKMNIDILCFPGHKGLLGPMGTGGLYIREGLELDHIKEGGTGSFSSDPLQPSIYPDRLECGTSNGPGIIALGEGLKFIEEVGLENIREHEESLKNLFIENILDDKDFKLYGTLDNRQGAVVSLNLKDMDSSELGYILSEDYEIFIRPGLHCAPLAHKSIGTTDFGAARFSFGYFNTDKEVLEAVRILKEIAKEY encoded by the coding sequence ATGATATATTTCGATAATGCAGCTACTACTTTTCCTAAACCCACGGTTGTTACCGACAAGTTGCTGGAAGTTGTTACCGGATATTGTGCTAACCCAGGTAGAAGTGGTCATAAATTTGCATTAAAAATGGATAGAGAGATTTTCGATGTTAGAGACAGGTTGACTAAATTTGTCAATGGAACAAATACCATGAATACAATATTTACTTTTAACGGTACCGATAGTTTAAATATCGCTATTAAAGGTGTAGTAAAAGAAGGTATGCATGTAATTACAACTTCCATGGAACATAATTCTGTTCTAAGACCACTTAAAGAGCTTGAAAGAAGAGCATTAATAGAGCTGACTATAGTGGAAGGAAATCAACAGGGCATGGTAGAACCTGAAGATATTGAAAAGTCGATAAAACCGAATACCGGCATCATTGTTACAACTCATATGAGCAATTTGACCGGAACTATATTGGATATTGAAAAAATAGGACAAATAGCTGCGAATTATAATATAATATATATCGTAGATGCGGCTCAGTCTATTGGAGTACTCGATATAGATGTACAGAAGATGAATATCGATATTTTATGCTTTCCGGGACATAAGGGATTGCTTGGACCTATGGGAACGGGAGGATTATATATAAGAGAGGGACTGGAGCTGGATCATATTAAAGAAGGCGGAACGGGAAGTTTTTCCAGTGATCCCTTGCAACCGTCAATCTATCCGGACAGACTGGAATGTGGAACTTCTAATGGTCCCGGAATTATTGCACTCGGAGAGGGATTGAAATTTATTGAAGAAGTGGGTCTTGAGAATATAAGGGAACATGAGGAATCTTTAAAAAATTTATTTATTGAGAATATTTTAGACGATAAGGATTTCAAATTATACGGAACTCTGGATAATAGACAGGGCGCTGTGGTTTCTTTGAATCTTAAAGATATGGACTCTTCCGAGCTTGGATACATTTTAAGTGAGGATTATGAAATTTTTATTAGACCCGGACTTCACTGCGCTCCTCTTGCGCATAAGTCGATAGGAACTACTGATTTTGGGGCTGCTCGGTTTAGTTTTGGCTACTTTAACACCGATAAAGAAGTCTTGGAAGCAGTTAGAATTTTAAAAGAGATAGCTAAGGAGTATTAA
- a CDS encoding cyclodeaminase/cyclohydrolase family protein, producing the protein MDNLMGLSLKQYLDNASDKEPNPGGGSVAAYVGGLGTALAIMVLNLSYGKKAYEDLDQNIKDQLEDLKDEYFEIIKELEVYVNEDAKSFNKVLEAFKLPKETEEEKEIRSNAIQEGYKYALEVPLNTARLANRALNKLEPFVEHGTVSAITDVGCAILFLASAIEAALFNVIINLKSIKDEEFCKQADDEVHELIANAHRLRDDYLERTYRRLD; encoded by the coding sequence ATGGATAATTTGATGGGATTAAGCTTAAAACAGTATTTGGACAATGCTTCGGATAAAGAACCTAATCCGGGTGGAGGTTCAGTTGCAGCTTATGTAGGTGGACTGGGAACAGCTCTTGCTATAATGGTTTTAAATCTTTCTTATGGCAAAAAAGCTTATGAGGATTTGGATCAGAATATCAAAGATCAATTGGAAGATTTAAAAGATGAGTATTTTGAGATTATTAAGGAATTGGAAGTCTATGTAAATGAAGATGCAAAATCATTTAATAAAGTACTCGAAGCTTTCAAACTTCCTAAAGAAACAGAAGAAGAGAAGGAAATCAGATCAAATGCAATTCAAGAAGGGTACAAGTATGCATTGGAGGTTCCTTTAAATACTGCTAGATTGGCAAATAGAGCTCTTAACAAATTGGAACCATTTGTAGAGCATGGTACGGTATCGGCTATTACAGACGTCGGATGTGCTATACTTTTCTTAGCTTCTGCTATAGAAGCGGCACTATTCAATGTTATAATTAACTTAAAGAGCATTAAAGATGAGGAATTTTGCAAGCAGGCTGATGATGAGGTCCATGAATTAATAGCAAATGCTCATAGATTAAGGGATGACTATTTGGAAAGAACTTATAGAAGATTAGACTAA
- a CDS encoding ParB/RepB/Spo0J family partition protein, with protein MKKKTGLGRGLGALIRDTAPDNESSDIEQIKSIDIELIYPREDQPRKQFDDETIAELAKSISDHGILQPLLLREVGDKFEIIAGERRYRAAKIAGLKEVPALIKDVKDNIVKEISIIENIQREDLNPIEEALAYEELLSEYNLTQEKLAAKVGKSRSYIANSLRLLGLDDYIKEYLIKGEITSSQGRTLLSIKNPLERKEYLNKLLENKINIREIERRAKKKHTGKVDIFIKDMEERFTEVLATKVKLIPGKKGGKIEISYFSNEDLDRIYEFFKEENYG; from the coding sequence ATGAAAAAAAAGACCGGACTAGGTAGGGGTCTTGGCGCTCTTATCAGGGATACTGCACCTGATAATGAGTCTAGTGATATTGAGCAAATTAAAAGTATCGATATTGAATTAATCTATCCTAGAGAAGATCAACCTAGAAAACAATTCGATGATGAAACCATAGCTGAACTTGCAAAATCCATAAGTGATCATGGAATTCTTCAACCACTCTTATTGAGAGAAGTTGGAGATAAGTTTGAGATTATTGCAGGAGAACGTAGGTATAGAGCGGCTAAGATTGCGGGTTTAAAAGAAGTACCTGCTCTTATAAAGGATGTAAAAGACAACATTGTTAAAGAAATATCTATAATAGAGAATATACAAAGGGAAGATTTAAATCCGATTGAGGAAGCTCTGGCTTACGAAGAGTTATTAAGCGAATATAATTTAACTCAGGAAAAATTAGCTGCTAAAGTTGGGAAGAGCAGATCCTATATAGCTAATAGTTTAAGATTATTGGGCTTGGATGATTATATTAAGGAGTATTTAATTAAAGGGGAAATCACCTCCAGCCAAGGAAGGACCTTGCTTTCAATTAAGAACCCACTGGAGAGAAAAGAGTATTTGAACAAGCTTCTCGAAAACAAAATCAATATCAGAGAGATTGAGAGAAGGGCTAAGAAAAAGCATACCGGTAAAGTTGATATTTTTATTAAGGACATGGAAGAGCGATTTACCGAAGTACTCGCTACAAAGGTAAAACTCATACCCGGTAAAAAAGGTGGTAAAATCGAGATTAGCTATTTTAGCAATGAGGATCTCGATAGAATATATGAATTCTTTAAGGAGGAAAATTATGGATAA
- a CDS encoding AAA family ATPase yields the protein MGKIICVFNQKGGVGKTTTVVNLAAALGNLKKKVLVTDVDPQANATSGLGINKEELEHTIYELLISTEDSREFILETSSKNVGILPSTPDLAGLEVELVMLDTRETRLSKVLNYVKDDYDFILVDCPPSLGQLSINALVAADSVLIPIQCEYYALEGVSQLIATLELIKTGLNPSLEIEGVLLSMFDGRNNLALEVVEEVKKYFKDKVFKSIIPRNIRVAEAPSYGLSVIEYDEKSKGAQAYTKLAKEVVRNNKR from the coding sequence ATGGGTAAAATTATTTGTGTTTTTAATCAGAAGGGTGGAGTCGGTAAAACGACTACAGTTGTTAATTTAGCAGCTGCACTCGGGAATTTAAAGAAAAAGGTATTGGTAACGGATGTCGATCCGCAAGCAAATGCTACCTCAGGCCTGGGTATAAATAAGGAAGAGTTGGAGCATACGATTTATGAGCTGCTTATAAGTACTGAAGATTCCAGGGAATTCATACTTGAAACCAGTTCAAAAAATGTTGGTATTTTACCGTCTACACCGGATTTGGCAGGTCTTGAAGTGGAGCTAGTGATGCTGGATACCAGGGAGACTAGACTTTCTAAAGTATTAAATTATGTAAAAGATGATTACGATTTTATACTTGTGGATTGCCCTCCATCGCTCGGACAGTTGAGCATTAACGCTCTTGTTGCTGCAGATTCTGTGCTTATTCCGATTCAGTGTGAGTATTATGCACTTGAGGGTGTTTCCCAATTGATTGCTACTTTAGAGCTTATAAAGACCGGTTTAAATCCTTCGCTGGAAATAGAAGGAGTACTACTGTCTATGTTTGACGGTAGAAACAATTTGGCTTTGGAAGTGGTAGAGGAGGTCAAAAAATACTTTAAGGATAAGGTTTTTAAAAGTATTATTCCGAGAAATATTAGGGTTGCCGAAGCACCATCTTATGGTTTAAGTGTAATCGAGTACGACGAAAAGTCTAAGGGTGCACAGGCCTATACCAAACTTGCAAAAGAAGTTGTCAGAAATAATAAGAGATGA